One Polypterus senegalus isolate Bchr_013 chromosome 10, ASM1683550v1, whole genome shotgun sequence DNA segment encodes these proteins:
- the LOC120536281 gene encoding chymotrypsin-like elastase family member 1 → PRSCSTQPTLHGSFTDTNNQRHIDLWRSTDRSQLCSDCCPLQRRLEHSVTLTPGVQIIGIPKKRSSTLDGTSCSVAGWGTTDNNGPTSTKLMEVNVTIQDVNTCTAAKIYDLKETVICARGDGIKGTCSGDSGGPLVCSVNGRKPKAVGIVSFHLANSKRCKDPNRDNIYTKVSVFRDWIDRNIKANSPA, encoded by the exons CCAAGAAGCTGTTCCACACAGCCGACCCTACATGGCTCTTTTACAGATACGAACAATCAGAGGCATATCGACTTGTGGAGGAGCACTGATCGATCCCAACTTTGTTCTGACTGCTGCCCACTGCAGAGGCGG cTTGAGCACAGTGTCACTCTGACACCTGGCGTGCAGATCATTGGCATTCCAAAGAAAAGATCTTCCACCCTAGATGGAACCAGCTGCTCTGTGGCAGGATGGGGCACAACTGATAACAATGGGCCCACCAGCACGAAGCTGATGGAAGTGAATGTAACCATTCAGGATGTTAACACGTGTACAGCTGCCAAAATCTACGACCTAAAAGAAACTGTGATCTGTGCAAGAGGAGATGGCATCAAGGGGACCTGCTCT GGTGACTCTGGGGGTCCACTGGTCTGTTCTGTCAATGGGAGAAAACCAAAAGCAGTTGGCATTGTGTCTTTCCACCTGGCTAACAGTAAACGGTGCAAAGATCCTAACCGTGATAACATCTACACAAAGGTATCTGTCTTCCGGGACTGGATTGACAGGAATATCAAGGCCAACTCTCCTGCTTGA